A stretch of the Vicia villosa cultivar HV-30 ecotype Madison, WI unplaced genomic scaffold, Vvil1.0 ctg.000024F_1_1, whole genome shotgun sequence genome encodes the following:
- the LOC131622097 gene encoding cold-responsive protein kinase 1-like, with amino-acid sequence MMLQLKLVFTTLVCWNIIISYNCVVGDSQTSIVIDSGCSSYNASNLRSFYANINGTFSDLRNEISNGSKHFATAQEARGDVIVYSLFQCRNYLSKKDCVACFNTASTKIRNCSASNGARLIYDGCFLRYESQRFYDQTNQPGGGILCGNKTAKEGASFGTIGLKVLMDLQLATPKIKGFFAATKTVVNPGSNSSIYAIAQCVETATESTCLDCMTVGYNSLQTCLPNTDGRAYDAGCFMRYSETPFFADNQAIDITTYLNQGGSSNKWAIIGGVVGGVGVIAIILAILAWRQYRKPKRAPRGNILGATELKGPVNYKYSDLKAATKNFSEENKLGEGGFGDVYKGTLKNGNVVAVKKLVLGKSSKIDNDFESEVKLISNVHHRNLVRLLGCCSKKQERILVYEYMANSSLDKFLFGEKQGSLNWKQRCDIILGTARGLAYLHEEFHISIIHRDIKTSNILLDDNLHPKIADFGLARLLPGDRSHLSTGVAGTLGYTAPEYAIHGQLSEKADTYSYGIVVLEIISGQKSTEIKEDDDGDYLLQKSWKLHERGRHLELVDKTLDPNDYDGEEVKKMIEIALLCTQASAGMRPTMSEVVVLLQTKSLVEHLQPTMPVFVDTNLRSREGNSTSTGSSTSNATASFSILSAR; translated from the exons ATGATGCTTCAACTTAAGCTAGTCTTCACAACGTTGGTGTGTTGGAACATAATAATTAGTTATAACTGTGTAGTTGGAGATTCACAAACAAGTATAGTAATAGACAGTGGATGCAGCTCATATAACGCATCAAATTTGCGCAGCTTCTATGCAAACATTAATGGAACATTTTCAGATTTGAGAAATGAAATTAGCAATGGAAGCAAACACTTTGCAACGGCACAAGAAGCAAGAGGAGATGTGATAGTATATTCTCTTTTTCAATGCAGAAATTACCTCTCCAAAAAGGATTGCGTTGCTTGCTTCAACACAGCTTCTACTAAAATTCGTAACTGCTCAGCTTCCAATGGTGCTAGACTCATCTACGATGGCTGTTTCTTAAG GTACGAGAGTCAAAGATTCTACGATCAAACAAATCAACCTGGGGGTGGTATATTATGTGGGAACAAGACTGCAAAGGAAGGTGCCTCTTTTGGAACGATTGGACTAAAAGTGCTAATGGATCTCCAATTAGCAACACCAAAAATTAAAGGCTTTTTTGCAGCTACTAAGACAGTGGTGAATCCTGGTAGCAATAGTTCAATTTATGCCATTGCACAGTGTGTTGAAACTGCCACAGAAAGTACTTGTCTTGATTGCATGACAGTTGGATACAACAGCTTGCAAACTTGTCTTCCTAATACAGATGGTAGAGCATATGATGCAGGGTGTTTTATGAGATACTCAGAGACACCCTTTTTTGCTGATAATCAGGCTATTGATATCACAACCTATTTAAATCAAG GTGGTTCAAGCAACAAATGGGCCATTATAGGTGGTGTTGTCGGAGGTGTAGGTGTTATTGCAATCATTCTTGCAATATTAGCTTGGCGACAATATAGAAAACCCAAGAGAGCTCCTAGAG GAAACATATTGGGAGCAACTGAGTTGAAAGGTCCAGTTAACTACAAGTATAGTGATTTGAAAGCTGCAACAAAAAACTTCAGTGAAGAAAACAAACTGGGAGAAGGAGGCTTTGGTGATGTATACAAG GGTACTCTAAAAAATGGAAATGTTGTAGCAGTCAAGAAACTGGTTTTGGGAAAATCCAGCAAGATAGACAATGATTTTGAAAGTGAAGTAAAGCTCATAAGCaatgttcatcataggaatcttGTTAGACTTCTTGGTTGTTGCAGTAAAAAACAAGAGAGAATCCTTGTTTATGAATACATGGCAAACAGCAGCCTAGACAAATTCTTATTTG GTGAAAAACAAGGTTCCCTCAATTGGAAACAAAGGTGTGATATAATTTTAGGCACGGCAAGGGGACTGGCCTACCTACATGAGGAATTCCACATTTCCATTATACATAGAGATATAAAGACTAGCAATATACTCCTTGATGATAATCTTCACCCCAAAATTGCTGATTTTGGATTGGCGCGGCTTTTGCCCGGGGATCGATCTCATCTAAGCACAGGAGTTGCAGGAACTTT GGGATACACGGCACCTGAGTATGCAATTCATGGCCAATTATCAGAAAAGGCTGATACCTATAGTTATGGTATTGTAGTCCTAGAAATCATAAGCGGTCAAAAGAGTACAGAAATAAaggaagatgatgatggtgattaCCTTCTTCAAAAG TCATGGAAACTGCATGAGAGAGGCAGGCACTTGGAGCTCGTGGACAAGACCTTAGACCCTAATGATTATGATGgagaagaagtgaagaaaatgatAGAGATTGCTTTACTATGCACTCAAGCATCAGCAGGAATGAGACCAACAATGTCTGAAGTAGTAGTCCTCCTCCAAACCAAGAGTTTAGTGGAGCACCTACAACCAACTATGCCTGTGTTTGTAGATACGAATCTTAGGTCTCGTGAAGGAAACTCTACCTCAACTGGTTCTTCTACATCTAATGCTACTGCCTCCTTTTCTATTTTATCAGCTCGTTGA